GAAATCGGCATCCGCAAAGTGTTGGGCGCCTCGGTGGCAAGCGTGATCAGCTTGCTATCCAAAGATTTTGTCAAGCTCGTGCTTCTCGCCAACTTGATGGCATGGCCGATTGGCTGGTACGCGATGAACGAGTGGCTGCAAAACTTCGCTTACCGCATCAACATCGGCTGGTGGATTTTTGCGCTCGCCGGCGGATTGGCACTGCTCATTGCGTTGCTCACCATCAGCTTGCAAGCAGTTAAAGTGGCGTTGGCGAATCCGGTTGAAGCATTGCGATATGAATAGCAACGTGCGGAGTGAAAGTAAAGGATCAAACCTCATTTCACTTTGCGCAGCCGTGCAGTTTTATTCTCTTCATTAGCGCTATCCGTTTGACCACTCCGTTAAACGGCGCATCGAAGCCGAGAATGCAGCCGATCGAAATTGCCGCCCTTTTTTCTCATGACTCGACAGTCAATTTCAAGTTTTGCAAATTGATAAAAGCTGTCCGCCAGCGAACACTTACTGCTATGCCAGCGGACAGTTTTCATTTTTTCATCACCCTGCCAACACGCTGTAATTCCTTGAAAAAGAACGAGGGCACGATTCTTGAGTGAAACCGAAGGGGTAAAAACCGCTTCTTGCAGGCATTTTTGACCGGAGAGTTTATAATGCTCAGAAACTACTTCAAAATCGCCCTGCGCGATCTTAAAAAACGGAAGACGTATGCCGCGCTCAATATTCTGGGATTGGCCATCGGCCTGGGTTGCTTTCTGCTGATCTTTGAATATGTCGCGCACGAAAGAAGCTACGACCGCTTTCAAGACCTTGGCGATCGCATCGTACGCGTGCGGCTGGATTCGTTTCGTGGCGGCGAGTTGATGTGGAAGTCCGCCACCATCTATCCGGCGATTGCGCCGGCGATGAAAAAAGACTTTCCGGAAGTGGAGGATTTTTGCCGCCTGCACGACGCCGAGCTGTTGCTCGCGAATGATGCGCGCAATATGAAATTCTCCGAGACCAAAGGCTACTTTGCCGATCCTTCGTCTTTGCGCATGCTCGAGATCAATTTGCAGAAAGGCGATCCGGCTAGCGCGTTAAGCGGGCCCGATCAGATCATCATCTCGGAAGCAATGGCAAAAAAATATTTTGGTGATGAAGAACCGCTGGGAAAGCGGTTGACAGTGCGCGATCCGCAAGGCACCTGGTCGTATGAAGTGACCGGCGTGTTTCGCGATTATCCGCGCAATTCGCATCTCACCATCGAGTATCTGGTCTCCTATGCCACACTCGGAAAACTCGCGCGCATTGTATGGGGCGACACTACAAATGCGACGGAAACGAGTTGGGGGTGGTATGATTTCTATAGCTATATCTTGTTGCAACCCGGCGCCGATTGGAAGACCCTGGAAGCGAAGCTACCGGCATTTTGCGACCGCCACCTCAACAGCCGCGAGTTTGCACGCAACAACAACATCCGCAACGAGCTGGCGCTGCTGCCGCTTTCTGACATTCATTTATACTCCAACTACAATCAGGAAGCTGAAGTCAACGGCAATGGCCGCGCCGTTTCATTTTTATTTCTGATTGCATTTTTTATTATCGGCATCGCCTGGATCAATTATATCAATCTTGCCACTGCCTGTTCGATGGAAAGAGCCCGGGAAATCGGCGTGCGTAAAGTTCTTGGCGCGCTCCGCGTCGATCTCATCCGCCAGTTTCTTACCGAAAGTGTTTTATTGAACGTTATCGCATTGGTGGTCGCTTTGCTGGCCGTCTTGGAGCTGGCGCCGGTGTTTCACAAATTTATCGGCAGAGCGGAGGCCTCGGGCTTTAACCTGCCGGCCAACTATTGGCTTGGCACGCTTGCCATTTTCGCTGCCGGCGCGCTGCTCGCGGGATTGTACCCGGCGTTCGTGTTATCCGGCTATCAGCCGGGGCTGGTGTTGAAAGGCGTTTTCAAAAACCGGCGCAACTCGCAAGCGCTGCGCAAAGGACTCATCGTCGCGCAGTTCGCCGCTTCCGTGGCATTGATCGCGGGAACCATGATCGTCTATCGGCAGGTCGAGTTCATGCGCCAGCAAAGCTTGGGCGCCAATATCAACCAGACCTTGGTGCTGGACGCCGCGGCTTCGCTCAGCGATTCCTTGTATCAGAATGCATTTCAACCGTTCAAGAACGAGGCGTTAGGTATCAGCGGTGTTAAGAATCTCACGGCCTCGTCGAGCGTCATGGGCAAAGAGATTTATTGGACGACCAGCGGGCGCCGTCTCGTTGCAGACGCGGGAACAATTACGTTGTTTCATCTTGGCGTGGACTATGATTTTGTTCCGGCATATAATCTTGAATTGAAAGCCGGCAGGAATTTTTCTGAAAATTTCACCACGGATAATAAGACGGCCCTACTCAACGAGCAGGCCGCGAAGCAGCTTGGTTTTGAAAGTATCGAGAGCGCGATCAATCAAAAAATCCGGCGCGGCGGCGACACGCTCACGGTGATCGGTGTCGTGGCTAACTTTCATCAACAGGGGCTGCAAAAGACCATCGATCCCATGATCATGCTGCTGCGGCCGAACATACGCGGCTACTATTCGGCAAAGATTCAAGCTACCGAGGTGCAAGCAACCGTTGCCGCGCTGCAAAAAATTTGGGAGAAACATTTCCCGGCGGATCCCTTCAGCTTCTATTTTCTCGACGAGCTTTTTGACCGGCAGTACCGAGCCGACATGATCTTCGGAAAAGTCTTTGGCGCATTTGCTTTTCTCGCTGTTTTGATCGCGTGTTTCGGCTTACTCGGTTTGTCGGCCTACAACGTTGTACAACGCACCAAAGAAATCGGTGTACGCAAAGTGCTCGGCGCTTCCGTGGTCAGCATCGCCGGATTACTCTCCAAAGATTTTGTCAAACTCGTGCTGGCGGCAAATCTTGTTGCCTGGCCGGTTGCCTATTTTGCCATGAATCGCTGGCTGCAAGATTTTGCTTATCGCGTCAACATCGGCTGGTGGGTGTTCGCGCTGGCCGGCGGCGCTGCATTGCTCATCGCGCTGCTAACGGTGAGCCTGCAAGCGATCAAAGCTGCGTTGGTGAATCCGGTGGAAGCATTGCGGTATGAGTAATAAAACGTAATGGGTAAATAGCGCGATTGAATGCAGGCCATTGAGAACTGATCAAGGAACAACAGCATGATCTCCACAAATTTCCGCCTCGCGTGGCGCCATCTGCTCGCGAACAAAACCGTTACGCTCATCAACATTTTCGGCCTTTCGATTGCCGTGGCGTGCTGCATCGCCGTGTTTCTCTTTTTGCAAAATTACTGGACGCTCGACAATTTTCATGAAAACGGTGAGCGCATTTTCATGGTGGAATACGTCACCGAAATCGACGGCGAGCGACAATTCTGGGGCGATGCGCCGGCGCCCATTGCCACCGCGTTGGCCGCGGATTTCCCGCAAGTCGAGCGTGTCGTGCGCATGCAGCGCGAAGGCGTGAAGTTGTTCAACAAAGAGAACGCCTTCAACGAAGTGCTCGTCTATGCGGACACGGACTTCTTCTCCATGTTCACTTTTCCGCTGCAATACGGCGATCCATCCGCGCTTGCTGATCCGAACGCCATCATCCTCAGCGCGAACATGGCGCAAAAATATTTCGGCGAGGAGGTGCCCATTGGCCGCACGCTCACGTTGATGACCGACGAGCAAGAGCGCAAGCAGTTCGTCGTGCAGGGCGTGGCGAAACCTTTTCCAACTAATGTCGGCTTTGTTTTTGATCTGCTCACCGGCTATCACGCGGTACACAAATCGCTGCAGGCGCAGGATTGGAAAATCGGCGCGAGCAATTGCGTGTTTGTGCAACTGCGCCGGCCCGAAGACGCCGCGTCACTCGCGCCGCAAATGGCGCGTTATCTTGCGCCGTTCAACGCCGGGAATCCCGAAGCGAACATCGTTTCGTTTGCCCTCGATAATCTGCGCAACCCGATGCCCGGAGCTTATGACGTCAATCGCCGGCCTGCGGAAGCGCCCCATCCCGTGTTGACGCTGATGTTCTCACTCATCGCGCTGACGATGATGGCATTGTCCTGCTTCAACTATGTGAACATCTCGCTCGGCGGGGTGACGCGGCGCTTGAAAGAAATCGGCATTCGCAAGGTCATGGGCGGCCGGCGCGAGCAGCTTGTCGCGCAATTCATGTCGGAAAATTTGTTGCTATGCTTTATCGCGTTGCTGCTCGGGCTTATGATCACGGAAGCGTTCCTCGTTCCGCTGCTCAACGAAAACTTCGTGTTGAAAATAAAATTCTCTTTGCTCGAGAACACCGGCCTGTGGCTGATGCTCGCGGGTTTGCTGGCGCTCACGGCGTTGGCCTCGGGCGCGTATCCTTCGCTTTATATTTCATCATTTAAACCCGTGGCGATTTTCACCGGCCGGTTGAAATTTTCCGGTAAAAACTTTTTGCGCCGCGGTTTGTTGGCAACGCAGTTCGCGCTCGCGTTTCTGGCGGTGATCATCACAGTTCTGCTGTTGGCCACGGTGCGCGTGTGGGAAAAACGTTCATGGGGCTACGATCCCGGCCAGGCTTTGGTCGTGCCGCTCAATGACAGCGCGCAATTCCATCTGCTGCGCAATGAACTTTTGAAAAGCCCAAACGTGCTGCGCGTTGCCGGGTCGGCGGATCATATTGGTCAAGGCTGGCGTCCGGAAGTTTTTCAAGTTGATGAAACCAAACAAAAGGCCTCGCGTTACGACGTCGGCGCTGAGTATCCCGAAGCGCTCGGCCTGAATTTAGTCGCGGGACGCTTCTTTGATGCGAATCGCCGTGTGGAAGAGGAAAACGCGGTGGTGGTCAACGAGACGTTGGTGCGCAAACAAGGCTGGACGGATGCTATTGGCAAGCGACTGCGAATCGAAACGAAAGAGTACACGATCATCGGCGTGGTTGGTGATTTCAAGCTTTTTGCCACCGGCGCAAGCCGTCCGGCTCTGTTCTTTCGCGCCGAAGAGAATACGTTCAGCAATCTCGCCGTGCGCTTCGCCCCCGGCAGCGGTAAACAAGTCGCTGCACAGATCGAGCAGGACTGGCAGCAGCTTTTTCCGAACACGCCGTGCAATTATTTTTTTCAGAGCGAAGTTTTTGACGGCTTCTATGGCACTTTTCACAAGCTCTCGCGCAGCTTCGGTTACATTGCCGGACTCGCGCTGGTGATTGCTTGCATGGGTTTGTATGGCCTGGCCGCGCAACATTTCGCCCGGCGCTTGAAAGAAGTCGGCGTGCGCAAAATGCTCGGCGCTTCGGTCGCGCAGATTCTGTTGTTGATCAATCGCGAGTTCTTGTTTCTGCTTTTAGGCGCCGGCGCATTCGCGACGGTGTTGAGTTTCGTCGCGACCCGCCTTTTGCTGCGTGAAGCAGCCCCTTTTGTTGGAAATTACGCGCCCGGCCTCGCGCCGTTTCTGCTGGCAAACGCGCTGGTCCTGCTTACCGCAGCCATCGCTGTTGGGCGGCAATCGTGGAATGTCACCAGAGTGAATTTGTCTGCGGTGCTCAAAAATCCCGAATAAGATTGATTTGTTTTGTCGATTGTTTTGGATAAAACCATCGGCGAGACTGTTCGCACATGACGATCGGAATGAACAGAGGGCAGCGAGCGGAAGAAATGGCGAAACGCAGGGAAATGTCAAATTCTCCGCTCCAAGTTTGCAGTTCCCAACGCCAAGTAATCGAATTAAATTGCTAACCCGGAATATCGAGTTCAAGGATTTCGGACGTTCTTATGCTAAAAAACTATCTCAAAATCGCCTTGCGCAATTTGCTGCGGCACAAGGGACATTCTTTTATCAACATCGCCGGGTTGGCAATCGGCATGGCGGCATGCATTCTGATTCTGCTTTTCATTCAGCATGAATTATCATTCGAAAATATGCACGCAGACGCCAGGCGCATATATCGTGTGCTCACCATCGACAAAGCGTTGGGCACGAACAATCAGCGTGTTGGCATTTCCATGCCGGCGATGGGGCCGGCGCTGCCCACCGCGTTTCCCGAAGTGGAGGCCTCGTTACGGCTTAATTTTGGCGGCCAAACGCTGTTGTCGCGGCCTGAAGTGAATCGCCCGGCCATTTATGCGCAACAATTGCGTTCCGCCGATGCGATTTTTTTTAATTTCTTTGATTTCCCTTTGCTGAAGGGCGATCCGGCCACTGCTTTGGCCCAGCCGTTCAGTTTGGTGCTGACAGAATCACTGGCCAAACAGCTTTTCGGCGAGGAAGATCCCTTGGGTAAAACCGTAACCACGGGCAATGGCACAGCGTTGCAAATCACCGGCGTTCTTGCGGACTTGCCGGACAACACGCATCTCGAATTTGACGCCCTCGGCGCCATCTCAACGATCACCTCGCAATTAAAAGCCAATCAGCCGCCCAATTCTACGCAACCAGTCTTTACGGAAACTTGGCAAGCCATCGCGATGCCGACCTACATTCGCTTGGCGCCCGGCGTTGCGACGGAAGGCCTGGCGGAGAAGTTCACCAAACTGGCTCGAGACAACAACGTCTCGCCGAATTTTGACGTGGTGTTGCAACCGTTGTTGGACGTACACCTCAGATCCGCCGATGTCATCTTCGATCCCGTGACCAACAAGGGCGACATCAATAATGTGTACATCTTCACCGCAATTGCGCTGTTGATTCTCATCATTGCCGCGGTGAATTATATGAACCTTTCCACCGCGCGCAGCGCCAGCCGCTCCAAAGAAGTGGGTTTGCGAAAAGTCGTCGGTTCTGAGCAATCGCAATTGATGAAGCAATTTCTCGGTGAATCGTTTTTCCTCACGCTGCTGGCGCTGCTTCTGGCAATTCCCCTTGCGTTCCTGGGTTTGCCGTGGCTGAATCAATTGACGCAGACTTCTCTGGTGCTGGAGTTGACGAAGAACGCGCCGCTGGTCGCGTTCTTGGTTGCACTACTTTTGTTGGTCGGCCTGCTCGCCGGTTCCTATCCGGCAGTTGTGTTGTCGAGCTTCAAACCTATTACCGTGTTGAAAGGAAATTTCAAATCCGGGAAAAAAGGCGCGGCGTTGCGCATCGGCTTGGTGGTGTTTCAATTCGCGCTTTCCATCGCATTGATCGGCGCCACGCTCATCATTCAAAAACAATTGCAATATGTGAAGAGCAAAGATCTTGGTTACAACCGCGAGCAGGTTTTGATCTTCGATGTGGTCGATCAAGCTATGGGGCGGAGTTTGGAAACATTTCGCCAGGAATTGCTGCAGCATAGCGCATTCATCTCTGCGGCGCAAGCAGGCAACATACCGGGGCGCACGTTTGGCCGCACGCGCGTCCGTCCCGAAGGCGTGTCCGATGAAGATATCTGGATCTGGAGCGCGTTTTCTCTCAGCTCGGAAGCCGTGCCGACGCTGGGCATGCAAATCGCGCAAGGACGAAATTTCAGCCGTGAGATGCCGACGGATACCGTCGATGCGGTGCTAATGAACGAAACAGCCGCGAGCAAGCTGGGTTGGAAAGAGCCGCTCAACCGGCGCTTGTACTTCGGACCAAATGATTCCGTCGGCACGCGCGTCATTGGCATTGTAAAGGATTTTCATTTTGCCGCGATGCATCAAAACATCGAACCGGTGGTGATTTTTCCGATCGCCAGCGCGCCGGGAAATCTATTGGCTGCGCGCGTGCAGCCGGGGCGAATTTCCGAGGCCGTGCAGACTGCGGAAAACGTCTGGCAAAAAATTTTTCCAAACTATCCCTATACCTACACTTTTCTGGA
The genomic region above belongs to Cytophagia bacterium CHB2 and contains:
- a CDS encoding FtsX-like permease family protein, translated to MLRNYFKIALRDLKKRKTYAALNILGLAIGLGCFLLIFEYVAHERSYDRFQDLGDRIVRVRLDSFRGGELMWKSATIYPAIAPAMKKDFPEVEDFCRLHDAELLLANDARNMKFSETKGYFADPSSLRMLEINLQKGDPASALSGPDQIIISEAMAKKYFGDEEPLGKRLTVRDPQGTWSYEVTGVFRDYPRNSHLTIEYLVSYATLGKLARIVWGDTTNATETSWGWYDFYSYILLQPGADWKTLEAKLPAFCDRHLNSREFARNNNIRNELALLPLSDIHLYSNYNQEAEVNGNGRAVSFLFLIAFFIIGIAWINYINLATACSMERAREIGVRKVLGALRVDLIRQFLTESVLLNVIALVVALLAVLELAPVFHKFIGRAEASGFNLPANYWLGTLAIFAAGALLAGLYPAFVLSGYQPGLVLKGVFKNRRNSQALRKGLIVAQFAASVALIAGTMIVYRQVEFMRQQSLGANINQTLVLDAAASLSDSLYQNAFQPFKNEALGISGVKNLTASSSVMGKEIYWTTSGRRLVADAGTITLFHLGVDYDFVPAYNLELKAGRNFSENFTTDNKTALLNEQAAKQLGFESIESAINQKIRRGGDTLTVIGVVANFHQQGLQKTIDPMIMLLRPNIRGYYSAKIQATEVQATVAALQKIWEKHFPADPFSFYFLDELFDRQYRADMIFGKVFGAFAFLAVLIACFGLLGLSAYNVVQRTKEIGVRKVLGASVVSIAGLLSKDFVKLVLAANLVAWPVAYFAMNRWLQDFAYRVNIGWWVFALAGGAALLIALLTVSLQAIKAALVNPVEALRYE
- a CDS encoding FtsX-like permease family protein translates to MISTNFRLAWRHLLANKTVTLINIFGLSIAVACCIAVFLFLQNYWTLDNFHENGERIFMVEYVTEIDGERQFWGDAPAPIATALAADFPQVERVVRMQREGVKLFNKENAFNEVLVYADTDFFSMFTFPLQYGDPSALADPNAIILSANMAQKYFGEEVPIGRTLTLMTDEQERKQFVVQGVAKPFPTNVGFVFDLLTGYHAVHKSLQAQDWKIGASNCVFVQLRRPEDAASLAPQMARYLAPFNAGNPEANIVSFALDNLRNPMPGAYDVNRRPAEAPHPVLTLMFSLIALTMMALSCFNYVNISLGGVTRRLKEIGIRKVMGGRREQLVAQFMSENLLLCFIALLLGLMITEAFLVPLLNENFVLKIKFSLLENTGLWLMLAGLLALTALASGAYPSLYISSFKPVAIFTGRLKFSGKNFLRRGLLATQFALAFLAVIITVLLLATVRVWEKRSWGYDPGQALVVPLNDSAQFHLLRNELLKSPNVLRVAGSADHIGQGWRPEVFQVDETKQKASRYDVGAEYPEALGLNLVAGRFFDANRRVEEENAVVVNETLVRKQGWTDAIGKRLRIETKEYTIIGVVGDFKLFATGASRPALFFRAEENTFSNLAVRFAPGSGKQVAAQIEQDWQQLFPNTPCNYFFQSEVFDGFYGTFHKLSRSFGYIAGLALVIACMGLYGLAAQHFARRLKEVGVRKMLGASVAQILLLINREFLFLLLGAGAFATVLSFVATRLLLREAAPFVGNYAPGLAPFLLANALVLLTAAIAVGRQSWNVTRVNLSAVLKNPE
- a CDS encoding FtsX-like permease family protein is translated as MLKNYLKIALRNLLRHKGHSFINIAGLAIGMAACILILLFIQHELSFENMHADARRIYRVLTIDKALGTNNQRVGISMPAMGPALPTAFPEVEASLRLNFGGQTLLSRPEVNRPAIYAQQLRSADAIFFNFFDFPLLKGDPATALAQPFSLVLTESLAKQLFGEEDPLGKTVTTGNGTALQITGVLADLPDNTHLEFDALGAISTITSQLKANQPPNSTQPVFTETWQAIAMPTYIRLAPGVATEGLAEKFTKLARDNNVSPNFDVVLQPLLDVHLRSADVIFDPVTNKGDINNVYIFTAIALLILIIAAVNYMNLSTARSASRSKEVGLRKVVGSEQSQLMKQFLGESFFLTLLALLLAIPLAFLGLPWLNQLTQTSLVLELTKNAPLVAFLVALLLLVGLLAGSYPAVVLSSFKPITVLKGNFKSGKKGAALRIGLVVFQFALSIALIGATLIIQKQLQYVKSKDLGYNREQVLIFDVVDQAMGRSLETFRQELLQHSAFISAAQAGNIPGRTFGRTRVRPEGVSDEDIWIWSAFSLSSEAVPTLGMQIAQGRNFSREMPTDTVDAVLMNETAASKLGWKEPLNRRLYFGPNDSVGTRVIGIVKDFHFAAMHQNIEPVVIFPIASAPGNLLAARVQPGRISEAVQTAENVWQKIFPNYPYTYTFLDAEFEKLYRRDLNTSAIVNVFSGLAILIACLGLFGLASHATMQRTKEIGVRKVLGASTSVIVRLLVVDFVRWVALANLVAWPLAWYVSSKWLQNFAYRINMDLLPLLAASLIALTIAVLTVFSQSLRAALINPAKALRYE